A window from Thiomonas sp. FB-Cd encodes these proteins:
- a CDS encoding flagellar hook-length control protein FliK, giving the protein MTTILAFSPSASSASTPSGASVQEPAATGGVAFAATLKQAQSTKSNGAGEGPDSPTPTSVAEQTKGNGPGEGKAASAQGQPQDGKLKSKEVSKGDAKPAQAASLQAAQVQAPAAIALAGVVSSGAVAAQTVDGKGGGSVANSVDRSAPSGVLPSAQVADAAAVSGKVLPLAGDQGAAAGPGLAAAPLPTGKMPLGGGAPIDPSRLPVSQQGSAAERPGVWSPGPQSSSAAAVGAQGKPIDAALALRTLGDSSTPQSSDATSRHAGDAGVAPTSTPSGMQVALMPGAPVLPPSAAPGSGVTAALHIPVGAAPWGQELGQQMLVAVNARQQLATLHLNPPQLGPLEVHLQLDGGQVNAQFISPHLAVRQAIESAMPQLHDLFTGAGLTLSQSSVNSGASGGNSGQFAAPRQRLAASIGALGAAAEPGIAAPIGIGAGWRRGLVNTYV; this is encoded by the coding sequence ATGACCACCATTCTCGCTTTCTCCCCCTCTGCTTCCTCCGCATCGACGCCATCGGGTGCCTCCGTGCAGGAGCCGGCGGCGACCGGCGGCGTAGCGTTTGCCGCGACCCTGAAGCAGGCGCAGAGCACCAAGTCAAATGGCGCCGGTGAGGGCCCAGACAGTCCGACGCCCACGTCAGTGGCCGAACAGACGAAAGGCAACGGGCCTGGCGAGGGCAAAGCCGCATCCGCACAGGGGCAACCGCAGGACGGCAAGTTGAAGTCCAAGGAGGTTTCAAAGGGGGATGCAAAACCCGCGCAGGCAGCATCGCTGCAAGCGGCGCAAGTCCAGGCCCCTGCGGCCATCGCCCTTGCCGGGGTGGTGTCATCGGGCGCAGTGGCCGCACAGACGGTGGACGGCAAGGGCGGGGGCAGCGTTGCGAACTCCGTGGATCGTTCCGCGCCCTCCGGTGTCTTGCCAAGCGCACAGGTGGCCGACGCGGCAGCCGTGAGCGGCAAAGTCTTGCCGCTTGCCGGCGATCAGGGCGCTGCGGCAGGGCCCGGCCTGGCCGCAGCGCCGCTGCCGACGGGCAAGATGCCCCTGGGCGGCGGTGCCCCGATCGACCCGTCACGCTTGCCGGTCAGCCAACAGGGCAGTGCGGCTGAGCGACCTGGCGTGTGGAGCCCGGGCCCGCAGAGCAGCTCCGCAGCGGCCGTGGGCGCGCAGGGCAAGCCCATTGACGCCGCGCTTGCCCTGCGCACGCTTGGCGACAGTTCCACGCCCCAATCGAGCGATGCAACATCCCGGCATGCAGGGGATGCGGGTGTGGCGCCGACTTCCACGCCCAGCGGCATGCAGGTCGCGCTCATGCCTGGCGCGCCCGTCTTGCCGCCGAGCGCCGCGCCCGGCTCGGGGGTCACGGCTGCGTTGCATATTCCGGTCGGAGCGGCGCCATGGGGTCAGGAGTTGGGGCAGCAGATGCTGGTCGCAGTGAACGCTCGTCAGCAACTGGCGACCTTGCACCTTAACCCGCCGCAACTCGGGCCGCTGGAGGTGCATCTGCAATTAGACGGCGGTCAGGTGAATGCGCAGTTCATATCGCCCCACCTCGCGGTGCGCCAGGCAATTGAAAGCGCGATGCCGCAGTTGCATGATCTGTTTACCGGTGCGGGGCTCACATTGTCACAATCGTCGGTTAATTCGGGCGCATCGGGCGGTAATTCGGGGCAATTCGCGGCTCCACGACAGCGTCTTGCGGCCTCGATTGGCGCGCTCGGCGCGGCCGCGGAGCCGGGCATCGCTGCGCCAATCGGGATTGGCGCAGGATGGAGACGGGGTCTGGTGAATACCTACGTCTGA
- a CDS encoding flagellar export protein FliJ, whose translation MPPSQAIPQRIDVLKTLHAQAVEAGNQLAVDLKQSQSLHQQSLDKMQNLQTYAQQYRRQLQELEAEGGAWSKVRDLRSFIAKVDAALVAQQAEIARVEARRAEKTQAWTAARQREKAYELLLAQQQVFVKTAAQKQAQHELQEWGLNPQSQFVTTTQPTRF comes from the coding sequence ATGCCGCCATCCCAAGCGATACCCCAGCGCATCGATGTGCTCAAGACGTTGCACGCCCAGGCCGTCGAAGCCGGCAATCAACTCGCCGTAGACCTCAAGCAGAGCCAGTCGTTGCACCAGCAGTCGCTGGACAAGATGCAAAATCTGCAAACTTACGCGCAGCAGTACCGTCGGCAGTTGCAAGAGCTGGAAGCCGAAGGTGGGGCGTGGAGCAAGGTGCGCGACCTGCGCAGTTTTATTGCCAAGGTCGATGCGGCGCTTGTGGCGCAGCAGGCAGAAATCGCGCGTGTCGAGGCCCGGCGCGCGGAAAAGACCCAGGCATGGACGGCGGCGCGGCAACGTGAGAAAGCCTACGAGCTGTTGCTCGCCCAGCAACAGGTTTTCGTCAAGACTGCGGCGCAAAAACAAGCTCAGCACGAGTTGCAGGAATGGGGGCTCAATCCCCAGTCGCAGTTCGTCACGACTACGCAGCCCACGCGCTTTTAG